Proteins encoded within one genomic window of Candidatus Baltobacteraceae bacterium:
- a CDS encoding choice-of-anchor tandem repeat GloVer-containing protein, which yields MVFLLALGSCAGRSTSALPFAHAAARAHSASADTLLHSFGNTGDGYNPSGPLVLLNGLWYGTTQYGGKYRNGTVFTIDANGNEKILHDFGFKKDGAQPFAGLIVVKGTLYGTTEIGGRKGKGTVFSITPAGVEHVLHSFTGSPDGWGPQASLVYARGTLYGTTYYGGTVAQSGVVFGVTLGGKESIVHTFTDGKDGATPVAPLIYSRGVLYGTSVAGGSQGQGAAYSIDLSGKFKTLHSFSPSDNWPTGMVMVNGVLYGTTDGHTDNVGVFYSLTTKASTPSSTRFCKTAASMRSTRTDRSLRSET from the coding sequence TTGGTATTTCTGTTGGCCCTCGGAAGCTGCGCCGGCAGGTCGACGAGCGCGCTGCCGTTCGCGCACGCGGCTGCGCGAGCGCACTCTGCATCCGCGGACACGCTGCTGCACAGCTTCGGGAATACGGGTGACGGATACAATCCGTCGGGTCCGCTGGTCTTACTCAACGGTCTGTGGTACGGAACCACGCAGTATGGCGGGAAGTACCGCAACGGCACGGTCTTCACCATCGACGCGAACGGGAACGAGAAGATCCTCCACGATTTTGGATTCAAGAAGGACGGCGCGCAGCCGTTCGCTGGATTGATCGTCGTGAAGGGAACGCTGTACGGAACGACCGAGATCGGCGGCCGCAAAGGGAAAGGCACCGTTTTTAGCATCACGCCGGCGGGCGTGGAGCACGTGCTGCACAGCTTTACCGGTTCGCCGGATGGGTGGGGACCGCAGGCATCGCTTGTATACGCTCGCGGCACGCTTTACGGAACGACGTATTACGGCGGAACCGTCGCTCAAAGCGGCGTCGTTTTTGGCGTCACGCTCGGTGGAAAAGAATCGATCGTTCACACGTTCACCGATGGGAAAGACGGCGCGACGCCGGTCGCTCCGTTGATCTACTCGCGCGGAGTTCTGTACGGAACGAGTGTGGCCGGCGGTTCGCAAGGCCAGGGAGCGGCGTATTCGATCGATCTGAGCGGCAAGTTCAAAACGCTGCATAGCTTCAGCCCGAGCGATAACTGGCCCACCGGCATGGTGATGGTCAACGGCGTTCTTTATGGAACCACCGACGGGCACACCGACAACGTCGGCGTTTTCTATTCGCTCACCACCAAGGCAAGTACACCAAGCTCTACACGTTTTTGCAAAACGGCGGCTTCGATGCGATCCACCCGTACGGACCGCTCATTGCGGTCGGAAACGTGA
- a CDS encoding PDZ domain-containing protein: MIVPVTTVAVTARAAAQTIAALRAASGCAGWRRLRTVAVSGTHRGDNLNGPYQQLIDTRDGRYVTRWQSGDFASGDGYDGVAPWDRDFSATTHVMDAPAVIAIAKTQAWVRARGWCDAGGTRYSAAQTQHLANGTFLDAVVARPAGGAPVTLLVDRATHLLDSSSVRYDENHVIAYYSDWRSIAGTVVPYATSIVDPEDNDVESRKIEGLVAQKSFVPNAGVYAPPHTAFGVTMPHGKSAVTVPYVMEGYKPIVDVTIDGKGPFPFVVDAGGHFILTAPTARRVGLTGRGFASSTNFGTISHVGFAGVRSIGIGGAVLHDEVVKINPYAFAKSERGPRAPKAGWLGLEFFERFAVTFDPRNHTMTLRPLNAPRPAAAGTKVPIVFDEDSPLAGCSVAGKAGLCMLDTGNAAPVIVASRWATRVGVASLLERGSFVGSGTYVSRAPVGVGPFLRPREVVMYEPDPNAELFTDEAAILSEAFIDGFMSTFDYARRGVWLQPLARDPTPYNRSGVIAAKQADGTFIARYVIVGSGAALAGVRKGDVIAAVDGVSAKQFSGADFATANALPQRRTIAFTIVRDGRKRVVTVPMRALI, from the coding sequence ATGATCGTTCCGGTTACCACGGTCGCGGTAACGGCCCGGGCGGCGGCGCAAACGATTGCTGCGCTGCGCGCGGCGAGCGGATGCGCCGGTTGGCGGCGGCTGCGCACCGTGGCCGTTTCGGGCACGCATCGCGGCGACAATCTCAACGGTCCGTATCAACAACTGATCGACACGCGCGATGGCCGGTACGTGACGCGTTGGCAGAGCGGAGATTTTGCTAGCGGAGACGGCTACGACGGCGTAGCGCCGTGGGACCGCGACTTTTCGGCGACGACGCACGTGATGGACGCACCGGCGGTCATCGCAATCGCCAAGACGCAGGCGTGGGTGCGCGCTCGCGGCTGGTGCGACGCGGGCGGCACGCGTTACTCCGCGGCGCAGACGCAGCACTTGGCCAACGGAACGTTTCTGGATGCGGTCGTTGCGCGCCCGGCCGGCGGTGCGCCCGTCACGTTGCTGGTCGATCGCGCCACGCATTTGCTCGACAGCAGCAGCGTGCGATACGACGAGAATCACGTCATTGCATACTATTCGGATTGGCGATCGATCGCCGGGACGGTCGTTCCCTACGCGACGTCGATCGTCGACCCGGAAGACAACGACGTCGAGTCGCGCAAGATCGAGGGTCTCGTCGCACAAAAATCGTTCGTACCGAACGCCGGCGTCTACGCGCCGCCGCACACCGCGTTCGGCGTTACGATGCCCCACGGCAAGAGCGCGGTGACGGTCCCGTACGTTATGGAAGGCTACAAGCCGATAGTGGACGTGACGATCGACGGCAAAGGTCCGTTTCCGTTCGTCGTCGACGCGGGCGGCCATTTCATTCTGACCGCGCCAACGGCGCGGCGCGTTGGTTTAACGGGACGCGGCTTTGCGAGCAGTACGAACTTCGGCACGATTTCGCACGTCGGCTTCGCCGGGGTACGCAGCATCGGCATCGGCGGTGCGGTGCTGCACGACGAAGTCGTGAAGATCAATCCGTACGCGTTTGCCAAGAGCGAACGCGGTCCGCGCGCCCCCAAAGCGGGGTGGCTCGGACTGGAGTTTTTCGAACGGTTCGCGGTGACGTTCGATCCGCGCAACCACACGATGACGTTGCGGCCGCTCAACGCGCCGCGGCCGGCGGCGGCGGGGACGAAAGTACCGATCGTCTTTGACGAGGATTCGCCGCTTGCGGGATGTTCGGTCGCGGGCAAGGCTGGTTTGTGCATGCTCGATACGGGAAATGCCGCGCCGGTCATCGTGGCAAGTCGCTGGGCGACGCGCGTTGGCGTGGCATCGCTTCTTGAGCGCGGCTCGTTCGTTGGAAGCGGCACGTACGTGTCGCGCGCTCCCGTCGGCGTCGGACCGTTTCTGCGTCCCCGCGAGGTTGTCATGTACGAGCCCGACCCCAATGCCGAACTCTTCACCGACGAGGCGGCAATTCTCAGCGAGGCGTTCATCGACGGATTCATGTCGACGTTCGACTACGCGCGCCGGGGGGTGTGGCTGCAGCCGCTTGCGCGCGATCCGACGCCGTATAATCGCTCCGGCGTCATCGCAGCGAAGCAAGCCGATGGAACGTTTATCGCTCGCTACGTCATAGTAGGCTCTGGCGCTGCCCTTGCCGGCGTGCGCAAGGGCGACGTCATTGCCGCCGTCGACGGCGTTTCGGCGAAGCAGTTCTCGGGCGCGGACTTCGCGACGGCAAACGCCCTGCCGCAGCGGAGGACGATCGCGTTTACGATCGTGCGCGACGGGCGAAAACGCGTGGTTACCGTGCCGATGCGAGCCCTCATTTAA
- a CDS encoding SIS domain-containing protein produces the protein MLIGSGSSLFAAQLGAIALRRRAIDAIALAATEAQGDHRAFEGSTVVALSQSGRSTDVLRALEVLRPAKLVAVTNTAESPLGQRADLTIDVGAGPELAVPATKSVSCTIAILLTAASLLAQDRSREPAVLLETAQTVRSWLRDSAGTTLTPAARIAHCSGIVILGTDYGAPIAREAALKFKEATYMHAEGFQAGEFRHGSAAMADASTAAIGIVDADGSPIVGAAMRDLAVRGALRITVGTESLGTGERLGPVVDDPYNTLAWLVTLQLLALHVARTRGVDSDKPRGLTKAIVTE, from the coding sequence GTGCTCATCGGCAGCGGCAGTTCGCTCTTTGCCGCACAGCTGGGCGCAATCGCGCTGCGGCGCCGCGCAATCGATGCAATCGCGCTGGCGGCAACCGAAGCGCAGGGCGACCATCGCGCGTTCGAGGGCAGCACGGTCGTCGCACTTTCGCAAAGCGGCCGCTCGACCGACGTTCTTCGCGCGCTCGAGGTCCTGCGTCCCGCAAAGCTCGTCGCCGTTACGAACACGGCCGAATCACCGCTCGGGCAACGCGCCGATCTGACGATCGACGTGGGCGCCGGACCCGAACTCGCCGTTCCGGCCACGAAAAGCGTCTCGTGCACGATAGCCATTCTCCTTACGGCGGCGTCGCTGCTCGCGCAGGATCGTTCGCGCGAACCCGCGGTGCTGCTGGAAACGGCGCAAACCGTTCGCTCGTGGCTGCGCGATTCCGCCGGCACTACTCTGACGCCTGCGGCGCGGATCGCGCACTGCAGCGGTATCGTGATTCTCGGAACCGACTACGGCGCGCCGATCGCGCGCGAAGCGGCGCTGAAGTTCAAGGAAGCCACCTACATGCACGCCGAGGGGTTTCAGGCCGGCGAGTTTCGTCACGGTAGCGCCGCGATGGCCGACGCATCGACTGCGGCGATCGGCATTGTCGATGCCGACGGCTCGCCGATCGTGGGAGCGGCAATGCGCGACCTCGCCGTGCGCGGGGCGCTGCGGATTACGGTAGGCACCGAATCGCTGGGAACCGGCGAACGTCTCGGACCGGTCGTCGACGATCCCTACAACACGCTCGCGTGGCTGGTGACGCTGCAACTGCTCGCGCTGCACGTCGCACGCACGCGCGGCGTCGATAGCGACAAGCCGCGCGGCTTGACCAAAGCGATCGTTACGGAGTAG
- a CDS encoding HNH endonuclease signature motif containing protein, protein MRRSPGTDRRRRYDWSEIQRYYDEGHPLTKCIERFGFCRGAWHKALKRGEFKTRPLATPLLELLATAKSRTNIKRRLLGVGLLENRCQECGLTEWLGEPLTVQIDHINGIHDDYRLENLRMLCPNCHSQTATYGRRNVGRRTCLQDGTPVV, encoded by the coding sequence ATGAGGCGCAGTCCGGGCACCGACAGGCGTCGCCGCTACGATTGGTCGGAGATTCAACGTTATTATGATGAAGGCCATCCCCTTACAAAATGCATCGAAAGGTTTGGCTTCTGCAGAGGCGCTTGGCATAAAGCTCTCAAACGCGGTGAGTTTAAAACACGGCCGCTAGCGACCCCGCTCCTGGAACTTCTAGCAACCGCAAAAAGCAGGACGAACATAAAGCGCCGCCTGCTTGGGGTTGGACTGCTCGAGAATCGCTGCCAGGAGTGCGGTCTTACCGAGTGGCTGGGCGAGCCCCTGACCGTGCAGATAGATCATATCAATGGGATCCATGACGATTACCGCTTAGAAAACCTGCGCATGCTCTGCCCGAACTGCCACAGCCAGACGGCGACCTACGGGCGCCGAAACGTCGGGCGCCGCACGTGCTTGCAAGATGGGACGCCGGTCGTGTAG
- a CDS encoding family 20 glycosylhydrolase, whose translation MSTIFPSSALASLAAASERAILSQTSGCSKISRSKSRPSWVSTLAPIAAAGALFLCACVARAETVVPSPQHFVETAQRYVLPAVVTISASGVASESIALARRILREHGVGAALTLARSANDAALGSEGYRLNVTASGITIAANGNAGVFYGLQTLDQLLPPAGGDRTMRGVEIADWPAHPWRGMHLDVSRHFFGVDVVERYIDVMARYKLNVFHWHLTDDQGWRIAIARYPRLTSAGGCRAGTELEGDATEIDAQRYCGYYTQDQIRRVVEYAKARYVTIVPEIEMPGHSQAAIAAYPRLGCGSPHVTVRETWGVSDVVYCPTEYTFGFLENVLREVIALFPGPYVHIGGDEVPTVAWRHSAAVQQLMRERHIATYAGVQGYFDRRIERFLEAHGRRVIGWDDILGGGVTRRAAIMSWHAGDSGVEAARHGNDVVMTPDGPLYFDAYQGDPNDEPQAIGDLSTPEMIYRYQPVSASLTSAQSRHIIGVQGNLWAEYVGTPQHLFYMLLPRMLSLSEIAWRDPQPRAWSDFALAMGAQLPWLGGHGYAFRIPNPEFSVAGGSLHFANVSPSVRTVDAQTASGSVAVTISSVVPNGTIRYTVDGTPPSKTSTGYRNPIALSLGPNQAVRITAIVVLPDGRASTPSCLMLAAASP comes from the coding sequence ATGAGCACGATCTTTCCCTCGAGCGCGCTCGCGAGCCTTGCGGCGGCATCGGAACGCGCGATTCTCTCCCAAACTTCGGGCTGCTCGAAGATCTCGCGCTCGAAGTCACGGCCGAGCTGGGTTTCCACGCTCGCCCCGATTGCAGCAGCGGGCGCGCTCTTCCTGTGCGCCTGCGTCGCGCGCGCGGAAACCGTCGTGCCGTCGCCGCAGCATTTCGTCGAAACCGCGCAACGCTACGTGCTTCCTGCAGTGGTGACGATTTCGGCTTCCGGCGTGGCGTCCGAATCGATCGCGCTCGCGCGGCGCATCCTGCGCGAACACGGAGTCGGAGCGGCCTTGACCCTCGCGCGATCGGCAAACGATGCGGCGCTCGGATCGGAGGGCTATCGTCTGAACGTGACCGCTTCGGGGATCACCATCGCGGCCAACGGGAATGCCGGAGTTTTCTACGGGCTGCAGACGCTCGATCAGCTGTTGCCGCCGGCCGGCGGCGATCGCACGATGCGCGGCGTAGAAATCGCCGATTGGCCGGCGCACCCGTGGCGCGGCATGCATCTCGACGTCAGCCGGCATTTCTTCGGCGTCGACGTCGTCGAGCGCTACATCGACGTCATGGCGCGCTACAAGCTCAACGTCTTTCACTGGCATTTGACCGACGATCAAGGCTGGCGCATCGCGATCGCGCGCTATCCGCGTCTTACCAGTGCGGGCGGATGCCGCGCCGGTACGGAGCTCGAAGGCGACGCCACCGAGATCGACGCGCAACGGTATTGCGGCTATTACACGCAAGACCAGATTCGACGGGTCGTGGAGTACGCAAAAGCCCGCTACGTCACGATCGTTCCCGAGATCGAAATGCCGGGACACTCCCAAGCCGCGATCGCGGCCTATCCGCGCCTTGGATGCGGGAGTCCTCACGTTACGGTCCGCGAAACGTGGGGCGTAAGCGACGTCGTCTACTGCCCGACCGAGTACACGTTCGGATTTCTCGAAAACGTCTTGCGCGAAGTCATCGCGCTCTTTCCCGGACCGTACGTCCACATCGGCGGCGACGAAGTCCCTACCGTTGCGTGGCGGCACAGTGCCGCCGTGCAACAACTCATGCGCGAACGGCACATCGCAACCTACGCCGGCGTGCAAGGGTATTTCGACCGCCGCATCGAGCGATTTCTGGAGGCTCACGGGCGGCGCGTTATTGGATGGGACGACATTCTGGGCGGCGGAGTGACTCGCCGCGCCGCGATCATGTCGTGGCACGCCGGCGACAGCGGGGTTGAGGCCGCGCGGCACGGCAACGACGTGGTGATGACGCCGGACGGTCCGCTGTATTTCGATGCGTATCAGGGCGATCCCAACGACGAGCCGCAGGCGATCGGCGATCTGTCGACGCCCGAGATGATCTACCGCTATCAGCCGGTTTCAGCTTCGCTGACCTCCGCGCAGTCGCGGCACATCATCGGCGTACAGGGAAACCTTTGGGCCGAGTACGTCGGGACGCCGCAGCACCTCTTTTATATGCTGCTCCCGCGCATGTTGAGTCTCAGCGAAATTGCCTGGCGCGATCCTCAGCCGCGCGCGTGGAGCGATTTCGCGCTCGCGATGGGCGCGCAGCTGCCGTGGTTAGGCGGGCACGGCTACGCGTTTCGCATTCCGAATCCGGAGTTTTCGGTGGCCGGCGGCAGCCTGCATTTCGCCAACGTGTCGCCCAGCGTTCGCACGGTCGACGCGCAGACGGCATCAGGCAGCGTCGCGGTAACGATATCGAGCGTCGTTCCGAACGGCACGATTCGCTACACCGTCGACGGAACGCCGCCGTCGAAAACGTCGACGGGGTACCGCAATCCGATTGCGTTGTCGCTCGGGCCCAACCAAGCGGTACGAATTACCGCGATCGTAGTGCTCCCGGATGGTCGCGCTAGTACCCCCAGTTGCTTAATGCTCGCCGCTGCATCGCCGTAA